Within Agarivorans litoreus, the genomic segment ATCATGCCTTTAAGCTCTTCGGGTGCACCTTCAAGCGCTAGGTTAAGCTGAGTTTGCGCCTGAGCATAATCTTCTTTAACCACTAGTTCTTTTGCTAACAGTAATGATGCAAATACTGAATAGTTTTTGTCACCTTGGTTAGCTGCTACAAAATTTGCTAAAGGAGTTAACTCTTCATTATTTGTGGCTAGTTGACTAACCACTTGTTGAAAAGCATCTGAAGCCGCTTCTTTTTGCTCAATTTGGTATTCGCCAAAATAGCGCCAGCCAAATACAGCAGCTAAACCTAGTACCGAACCGCCAATAACTGATGTTCCGTTTTTCTTCCACCAGTCTTTGATGGCTTGAACTTGCTGTTCCTCAGTGGAATAAATGTCCACAGCGTCTCCTTAACTAAACTAATACGGTATTAAGCAAAGCAACTAACTCTGATTGAGCGATGCACTGCTGTTGAATATCTTCGCGTAGGTACTTTACAGTAACCTGCTGGTTGGCTAACTCATCTTCACCGATGATCAATGCCACTTTAGCGCCTGACTTATCAGCTCGCTTAAATTGTTTTTTAAAGTTTCCGCCACCACAGTGGCTCATCACCCGAACAGAGGGTAACGCATCTCGCAATTGTTCGGCTAACGAAAATGCTGCGCCAAGTGTTCCTTCTCCGGCATTGATCACATAAACATCGGCACTTGATGGTAAATCACCCAGTAACTCGAGTGTTTCCAGCAATAGAACTAAACGTTCCATACCCATGGCAAAACCAACAGCAGGCGTTGCTTTGCCGCCCAATTGCTCTACCAAACCATCGTAACGGCCGCCAGCACATACAGTACCTTGTGAACCTAAGCTTGATGTTACCCACTCAAACACAGTGCGGTTATAGTAATCAAGACCTCGAACCAAACGCGGGTTTAGTTCATAAGCGATCCCTGCGTTATCTAGCAACGCACATAGTTGCTCGAAGTGATCTTTGCTTTCTTGGTCTAGGTATTCACTAAGGCTAGGTGCGTCAACTAACATCGCTTGCACCTCAGGATTTTTACTGTCGAGAACACGCAAAGGGTTATTGTACATGCGACGTTTTGCATCTTCGTCTAAGGCTTCTTTATGCTGCTCTAGGTAAGCAATCAAAGCATCACGATAGTTAGCACGTGCTTCGTTTGAACCTAAACTGTTAAGCTGCAAAGTAACGTGGTTTTCCAAGCCAAAGGCTTTCCAAAAGCGCGCAGACAAAATAATTACTTCAGCATCGATATCAGCGCTGGCAATACCAAAAGACTCAACGCCTACTTGATGAAACTGGCGGTAACGACCTTTTTGTGGGCGTTCATGGCGGAACATTGGCCCCATGTACCACAAACGCTGCTCTTGGTTGTATAACAAACCTGCTTGGTTGCCTGCACGTACACAACAGGCTGTGCCTTCAGGTCGCAAGGTTAAGCTATCACCATTACGATCTTCAAAGGTATACATTTCTTTTTCTACGATATCAGTCACTTCACCGATAGAGCGCTTAAACAAATCAGTGCTTTCTACAATCGGCATTCTTATTTCGTTGTAACCGTAGGCTGCCACCACATCTCGAATTACTGATTCGACCTTCTGCCAAGCGGGAGTATCACTTGGTAGGCAATCATTCATGCCACGTATTGCTTGTATTTGTTTAGCCACATTAATCTCGAATAAAACAGGTCAATAATTATTAAAGGCCCTCGATTATAGGGCCTTTAAGCAAAGAGGTAAATTTAAATGCAGATTAGCTTTCGGTAATGTCTTTAATCGCGATACGCGAGCGGATTTTCGCTTCTAAAGCATCTACTAAGTCGTCATTATCGAAACGCTCTTTTTGGCGCACACCATCTTGATAAAAGCCGCTTTTTTTGTTGCCACCGGTAATGCCTAAATCAGAGATAAGCGCTTCACCTGGGCCATTTACCACACAGCCGATAATAGAAACATCCATTGGCTCTACAATGTCTTCTAAACGCTGCTCGAGAGCGTTAACCGTTGAAATAACATCAAACTCTTGGCGAGAACAGCTTGGGCAAGCAATAAAGTTAATACCGCGAGAGCGAATACGCAGAGACTTAAGAATATCAAAACCTACTTTGATTTCTTCAACGGGATCGGCTGCTAAAGAGACTCGCAAGGTATCGCCGATCCCTTGTGATAACAACATACCTAAGCCAACTGCCGATTTAACCGAACCGCTGCGTAAACCGCCGGCCTCTGTAATACCAAGATGTAGAGGTTGGTCGATTCGGCTGGCCAATCCTTGATAAGCGCCTACGGCAAGGAAAACATCAGAGGCTTTCACACTCACTTTAAATTGATCGAAGTTCAAGCGATCGAGTATATCGACATGACGCATCGCAGACTCAACCAACGCTTCTGGAGTGGGTTCGCCGTACTTCTCCTGCAAATCTTTTTCCAAGGAACCGCCATTAACACCAATACGAATTGGGATATTGCGCTCACGTGCAGCATCCACTACCGAGCGAATGCGCTGTTCGTTACCAATATTACCTGGGTTAATACGTAAACAATCAGCGCCATACTCCGCTACTTTTAAGGCAATGCGATAATCGAAATGAATATCAGCCACTACAGGAATTGAGACCTGCTGCTTAATTTGTTTGAAGGCTTCAGCAGCATCCATGGTTGGCACTGAAACGCGCACAATATCACCACCCACTGCAGCAATTCGGTTTATTTGCTCAACCGTTGCAGCAACATCAGTAGTACGTGTATTGGTCATAGACTGCACAGTGATGGGCGCGTCTCCGCCCACTGGCACATTACCCACCATAATCTGTGTTGATTTACGGCGTTTAATCGGAGTTGGTTGATTCATAATAATCGAAAGATCTTAATTGTTTGGTATTTGCATGCGCACAACTTTACCGCGTGTAAATGACGATAAGTCGATTGATTCTTGTCCGTAACTTACGCTCACGCCTGCATTAGTGCCAAGCACGATACTATAAGGAGAAGGACCAGTTACAGAGAGTGATTGACCAGGCTGTTTAATGTCTGCCACCAAGCGTTTACCTGTAGCATCTCTAATCTCTACCCAACACTCATTTTCAAAACTCATGTTTAAGGCAGTTAAAGTTGCTACTTGGTTTACTTCTGTTTCTTGCTCAGGAGCTGGGCTGTTTATTGCGGTGGCCCCAGACGCTTGCGAAGCAGGCTCATTTGACGCTGATTCAGTAGAGGGCTCGGCGACTGGCTCTAGCGCCATTTGGGACTCAACTTTTGGTTTCGCATCAACCGCATTTTCAGCTTCTACAACAGGCTCTGAAACAGCCTCTACAGGTTTTGCCGATGGCGCTTGGGGAGCTTCAGCTTCAACAGAGCTTAGCGCTTGGATATTTTCAGCACTCGCTTCTGGAGTAACATCCACTTCGAGCTCGCTGGTCGGTTCTATAATCCGACTTTCTGAACTAGCAGGGCTGGCCTGACTAAAATCTACTTGTTGACTCTTCTCTTGCCACCACCAAATCACCAGCAGAACAACAATACCAAGGCCCACTAAGTAGGTAAATTTCATCAGACGACTGTCATGAGTTTCTTGCTTTATCCGCCCAGAAAAGCTCTGCATCTCTGTGCGTTGTTCATGAGCATCATGCAAATGGGTATAGCTAGAAAGCACTAGATCTTCAGAAAGATTCAATAAACGTGCGTAAGCGCGCAAGTAGCCCTTTATAAAAGTATTTGATAAACCACTATCGAAGCTATCGCCTTCTATATCCTTTATTACTTGTAAACGTAGTTTTAAGCGCTCGGCAACTTGATTTTGGCTTAGCTTGGCTGCAACTCGTGCTTCTTGCAGCATCTGCCCAGGGCTAACAACTTCAATGTCTTCACTTAGCTCTGTTTGCTCTGATTCGGCTTTAGTAGTCATTAGCGATGTATCGTTTTGTCTGTTCAGATTTAGGGAACTGCTGTTGTAAAGTTAAGCCCCAACGTGCTTCTTCAGCAAAGTTGTCGGCTGCACTTTCTAAGCGAACCCACGCGAAGGCGCTTTCCGCCGTAGTTTCAGCCATACTATCATACCGTTGCAGATATAATCGGGCTTGCTCAGGTTTATTTTTTTTGAGGTAAACTTCGGTAGCACCAAGCAAAGAAGCGGGCCTGCGAATATTGTAAGCTAAGGCACTGGTAAAATAATCTAAGGCTTTATCTAAATCACCGGCAGTTAAGGCACATAAACCAGCATTTTCATTGGTGCCAGCGACCTGAATATACTCTGGGTTAGCTAACGCCTGCTTAAATAACTCCTCAGCTTGGTCATACTTTTTTTGCTTACAGAGCATCACTCCATAGTTATTAAGAACATCGCCATTACGTGGCGCTATAGATGTAGCGCGTTTATAGGCATCTAGTGCTCGCTCCGGCTGGCGAACGCTTTGATAGAAATGGGCTTGGGCGATGTAAACATCAACCAGATTAGGCGCCAGCTCTTGCGCCAGCTCCAAATTACGTTTTGCTTGTTCTGCATCGCCAGCTTCTAAGTAGCGCAAAGCCAAACTAATGCGCGTTTTAGCGGCAGTGTCTTTATCAAGCTGCTTATCTTTATTGTTTACTTCTTGTCCGTTCACACGGGTTTCGGTTACACAACCAGAAACCAAAAACACAACCAAAAACAAGTACAACCAGTGTTTCATATCCGTCCTTCGATAAGGTTAGTTATTGAATTGTGACTGAAATTTCTTGTTGTTGCATCCGTTTTTTCATGGTTCTTTTGGTTCTGTCGACAACGTCACCTGCTAGCTGTCCACAGGCCGCATCAATGTCATCGCCACGGGTTTTACGAACCACTACCGTTGAGCCATATTCCATTAATACCTTACTAAAACGATCTACGCGGCTGTTACTCGGTTTGGTAAACGGCGAACCAGGGTAAGGGTTAAATGGAATTAAGTTAATTTTACATGGAGTATCGCGTAAGACTTCGGCTAATTCGTGGGCTTGCTCCATAGAGTCATTAACGCCATTGAGTAATACATACTCAACAGTTACCTTGCCTCTATTAGCGTTTGATTTGTCGATATAACGTTTTACACCAGCCAAAAAGGCTTCGATGTTGTATTTATCGTTGATCGGCATGATTTCACTGCGCAGCTTATCGTTAGGAGCGTGCAGTGAAATAGCTAACGCCACATCCAGTTTATCACCTAATTTATCTAAGGCCGGAACCACACCAGAAGTACTTACTGTTACGCGACGCTTGCTCAGGCCATAGCCGTTATCGTCTAGCATTAACTCTAAGGCTGGGATCAGGTTGTTTAGGTTTAGCAACGGTTCACCCATACCCATCATTACCACATTGGTAATTGGACGTTTTCCTTCGATGCCTTTGTGGCCGATCACTTGAGCTGCTCGCCAAACTTGACCAATGATGTCAGACACTTTTAAGTTACGGTTGAAACCCTGTTGGCCAGTAGAGCAGAAGGTACATTCCAGCGCGCAGCCAACTTGTGAAGATACACATAATGTCGCGCGGTCACCCTCAGGGATATAAACGGTTTCGATCTCTTGACCAGCCACTAACATCGCCCATTTAATGGTGCCATCTGCGCTGCGTTGCTCAGTGCTAATTTCTGGTGCGCGCACTTCGGCCAAACGCTTAAGCTTTTCGCGTAAGGCTTTATTAATATTGTTCATTTGGTCGAAGTCATCGACACCGAAGTGATAAATCCACTTCATTACCTGATCGGCACGAAATGGTTTTTCACCTATCTCAGCAAAAAACTGACGTAATCCAGCTCGATTAAAATCAAGTAAATTTGTTTTTGTCTCACTCATCGCTCAACTCCACGATCGACCAAATAAAAAAAGCGCCGAATTGTACAAATAATAACAGCAGAAAGCCAGTTAATCTCTGTACTCGGCGCCAGTTGGCAGCTAATAAGTTTTTAACTATTAAGCCGCATTTGCCAAAGAAGCTTTTGCCCCATTTGACTTATCTAGGACAAATTTCATTGTCTTCAAAGAAATAGGCAATTTCTCTCGACGCTGACTCAGGCGAATCGGAGCCATGGGTGCCGTTTGGTGGCATGCCTGAGCCAAAGTCATGCCGTAAGGTACCGGCAGCGGCTTCTGCCGGATTGGTTGCGCCCAATAATTCACGATAACGCTGCACCGCATTCTCAGCTTCAAGCACTTGCACCATGATTGGCCCCGATGTCATAAACTCAATCAATGGCGGGTAAAATGGTTTTCCCTCATGTTCTGCATAAAACCCTGCGGCTTGTTCTTGCGACAAATGCACCATTTTAGCAGCAACAATACGCAAACCGGCAGACTCCATACGCGCATAAATTGCACCAATTGCGTCTTTCGCCACCACATCGGGCTTAAGTATAGAAAAAGTACGTTCTAAGGCCATTAACTAGCTCCATCTAAAATTGGGTGAATATCACTCTTTGATATTGTAAGTGAATGATAAGTTAGCTCAACTCAGTTAACAACCGTGAAATGGTGCGAATACCATGCCCCTTTGCCCCAGTTGCCCAAAGTGCATTACCAGATTTTTGATAAGAGCCTGACATATCAAAATGCAGCCAGTTTTCTTCTGCATTTTCAACAAAATGGGCTAAGAAAGCTGCAGCAGTAGATGCGCCGGCCATGCCCTCGCCTGAAGAAATATTGGCAATATCAGCAAAGCTAGAGCCAATTTGCCCTTTATGGAAAGGTTCTAGGGGCAGAGGCCAAGCTTTTTCGTGCTCCTGTTTGGCAGCTTGTAAGGCTTGATGAACCAACTCATCATCAAAGCCAAACACTGCATTGTAGTCACGACCTAAGGCCATTTTAGCTGCGCCCGTTAGGGTAGCTGCATCGATAATAACTTGAGGCTTCTGCTCACTAGCGGCAATTAAACCATCAGCTAACACCAAGCGACCTTCAGCGTCAGTGTTAAGCACTTCTACCGTAACACCATTTTTGTAAGTAATTACGTCGCCCAGCTTGTAAGCATCTCCCGATACCATGTTCTCAGCGCAGCACAAATATAGCTTCACACGTTTGTTTAGGCCATTAGCAATAGCTAAACCTAAACCACCCGTAACCGTGGCAGCGCCACCCATATCGCTTTTCATGATTGACATGCCGTCGGAAGGCTTAAGGCTATAACCGCCTGAGTCAAAGGTAATACCTTTACCTACTAGGGCTACGGCCACTGGCTCATCTGGGTTTCCACTAGGATTAAAATCTAACTGCAACATCGCTGGAGCTTGGCTGCTCCCCTTGCCCACCTGATAAGTTCCTACCCAGCCTTGTTCCAGTAAATCTTCACCAGAGATAATCTCATAAGAAACATGTTCCGGAGATAAACCACTTAAGAAGCTAGCGGCAGATTCACATAAAGTTTGTGGGTAAATAGCTGCCGGACCAAGATTAATCGTTTTACGAGTCCAATCAGCAGCAGACTTAAGCGCATCAAAGCGCTGCTGGTCTGCATCACTTAGTACCACTACGTCTAGTTGGTTATCTTGTTTAGCGTTGTAGTAGCCTTGATAGAAAGCCCAGCAAGCTTCTAAATCCCAGCTATCGCCAATAAAAGAAAGGTGCTTTAAGCCTTGTGCATCTAATTTTCGGCCGGCTTTTTGAATATCTTGAAGGCGGGCTGCGCCTTCAGAATTGATATGAATATTAACTTGGTTAGCTTCAAAGCTAACTAAGGCATTTTCGCCCCATTGAGCAGCGGCAGGTTTGGCGCATAAAACTAGATCCATAACGGCGGTCATCAATACTTCCTCATTTGAGTAATCGACAACGAGCCCTTGGAACTTAGTCTAGTTCATCTATCCAGGCTAAAATAATTGCTTCCAATATGCGCTCGTTGCTGTGCTGTGGGTCATCGTCAAAATCATCTAACTGACAAACCCATTGGTGTAAGTCGGTAAACCGAACTTGCTTAGGATCTTGCTCTGGAAATTGCTCGGCCAGTTCTATTGCTATTTGCTCAACATCTATCCAACGCAACCCCATCAGCCTGTTCCTTAATGTTGTTCAGACACCATATTAATGGTGTATTTTGGAATTTCTACTACTAAGTCTTCATCGCTTACCATTGCTTGGCAACCTAAACGAGACTCGGGCTCCAATCCCCAGGCTTTGTCTAGCATATCATCTTCTAGCTCATCGCTTTCTTCAAGCGAGTCAAAGCCTTCGCGCACAATTACGTGGCAGGTAGTACAAGCACAAGATTTTTCACAAGCGTGCTCAATGTCGATACCTTCGCGCAAGGCAACATCCAATACGCTTTCACCTTGTTTTGCTTCTACTACTGAGCCTTCAGGACATAAGTCCTCGTTAGGCAAGAAAATCACTTTAGGCATCTTAAATCCTATCTACTTGCTGGCCCCTTAGGGCTTGTTTAATGGAATCATCCATTCGCCTTGCGGCAAAATCTTGACTGATACTGTCTAAATGTTTAATAGCTTGCTCTATCTGGGAAACAGAGTCACCTTCGGCAATAGCTTGTAATTGCTGCATGGCTTGTTCAATGCCAAGACGCTCTTCAGCTTGCAGCAAGCGTTCGCCACTTTCGGCTAAAGCTGCAGTCATATCTTCAATGAATCGAGCGGCTTCGACTTGTTGCTCACGCAACATGCGCATAGTGACATCATGTTTGGCATTGGTGATGGAGTCTTTAAGCATTCTCGCCACTTCTTCATCGGCTAAGCCATAAGAAGGTTTAACCTCAACCGACGATTGCACCCCAGTTGATTTTTCCATCGCAGTCACTGATAACAAGCCATCGGCATCCACTTGGAAAGTGACTCGAATATGAGCGGCACCAGCAGCTAACGGTGGAATACCTTTTAGTGCAAATTTAGCCAAGGAGCGGCAATCATCTACTAATTCACGTTCACCTTGTACCGCATGAATAGCCATTGCTGTTTGGCCGTCTTTAAATGTCGTAAATTCTTGGGCTCGAGCAACCGGGATAGTGGTATTGCGTGGAATAACTTTTTCGACCAAGCCTCCCATCGTCTCAATACCTAGTGAGAGAGGTGTAACATCAAGCAGTAACAGCTCACCATCTTTTTTGTTTCCCACCAAAGTGTCAGCCTGAATGGCTGCACCAATCGCAACAACTTGGTCAGGATCAATGTTAGTTAAAGGCTGCTTGTCAAAAAAATTCGCTACGTCGTTACGCACTTTTGGCACTCTGGTAGAACCGCCAACCATCACTACATTGTTAACATCTTCTAGCTCTACTTCAGCGTCACGTAAAGCGCGGCGACAGGCGCGAATAGTGCGCTTCACCAAGCTTTCAATGAGGCTATCGAATAACTCGCGGCTAATGCTGCCCTGCCATTTAATACCGTCAATATCCAAATTGATATTGGTACTTTCTTGGTCAGTTAAGGCTACTTTAACTTGATTGGCTATGCGTGATAACTCTCGCTTTAACTGGGCTGAACGAATACCACTGACTTGCGCTTGTTCAGCTATCCACTCTACTAAAGCATCATCAAAATCATCACCACCGAGCGCAGAATCACCACCGGTGGCTAGTACTTGAAATACACCTTTAGATAAACGCAGAATGGAGATATCAAAGGTGCCACCACCTAAATCATAAATCGCGATTACGCCTTCGTCACCACTATCTAATCCATAAGCAATAGCCGCGGCTGTCGGTTCATTAAGTAAACGCAGTACATGTAAACCAGCTAGCTGAGCCGCATCTTTGGTGCCTTGGCGCTGTGCGTCATCAAAGTATGCAGGCACAGTAATAACCACGCCATCGGGCTCACCTTGTAATGACTCTTCAGCTCTCGCTGCTAAACTTTTTAAAATTTCTGCAGAAACTTGAATAGGATTAACATCGCCCGCTACTGTTTGAATATGCGGGGTTTTAGCGTCACTAAAGTTATAGGGAAACAGTTCACGGTCTATATCTGCGCTATCTTTGCCTAATAAACGTTTAACCGAGGTAATGGTGTTATGAGGATCGGTAACCGCTTGTGCTTTGGCTAGCTTGCCAACTTCTACGCCATCTTTATGATAGCGAACCACCGAAGGAAGCAAGGTATCACCGCTATGATCGGCTAAAGTAACGGCTTTGCCGCTACGTACAGTTGCAACCAAAGAGTTAGTGGTACCTAAATCGATACCTACAGCCAGTTTATGTTGGTGAGGAACAGCCGATTGCCCAGGCTCTGCTATTTGTAGTAATGCCATATAGATTAGTAATCTAAAATTTTCTCTTCCAGTTGAAGCAGCTGCTGTTGCAGGCGTGCATAGAATTTGAGTTTGCGAACATCGTCTGCAGCTTGCTCAAAATTTTGTTCATTGTAGGCTTTTTCAAAGCTTGAGCTCAAGTCGCTTCGTTGCCGCTTCAATAACCTTGAGAAGTTATCAATAGCGTCTTCAGGATCGGCTGCATGCTCTATTTCAGCCAATTGCTCCCTTAACTCCATTTGGCTCATCAAGAAAGCAACATCGTTGATGGTTTGCTGTTCGCCTCCAAGCTCTAAACCGTGCAAACTTAATAAGTATTGCGCTCGACTAAGAGGGTCTTTAAGCGTTTGATAAGCGTCGTTGATTTGCGCAGCTTTTTGCATCACTTGAGCCTGGCGCTCGCTAGACTCGGCTGCAAAATTATCGGGATGGTATTGTTGTTGCAGCTCTCTATAGCTATCAGCTAAACCATTTAGGTCTAGCTGATAAGACGGAAGTAGAGAGAATAACTCAAAATGATTCATAGCGTGTTCCATTTAAACGCTAAAGCTCTCTCCACAACCACATTCGCCATTTACGTTAGGGTTGTTAAATACAAAGCCTTCGTTCAAACCTTCTTTAACAAAGTCTAATTCAGTGCCATCGATGTAAAGTAAGCTTTTCTCATCAACGATGACATTTACACCGTGGCTTTCAAATACTTTGTCGTCTTCAGCTAATTGGTCTACAAACTCCAAAATATAAGCCATGCCTGAACATCCAGAGGTTTTTACCCCTAGGCGCACGCCAGTGCCCGCACCTCGGTTGTTCAAAAATTGACTTACATGTGTTGCTGCAGCTTCAGTTAGTGATACAGCCATGATGGCTCCTTAAATCTACTACGCGTTTTTCTTTTTGTAATCAGCAATGGCGGCTTTAATGGCATCTTCTGCCAAAATTGAGCAGTGAATCTTCACAGGCGGCAAGGCTAATTCTTCAGCAATATCGGTATTCTTAAGCGCTTGAGCTTCGTCTAAACTCTTACCTTTAACCCACTCGGTAACCAGTGAGCTAGACGCAATTGCTGAACCACAACCATAAGTTTTGAAACGAGCGTCTTCAATCACGCCCTCGTCGCTTACTTTAAGTTGTAACTTCATCACATCGCCACAAGCTGGTGCTCCCACCATACCGGTGCCAATGTGGCTATCATCTTTATCTTCGAAAGCGCCAACGTTACGCGGGTTTTCGTAATGATCAATTACTTTTTCACTATAAGCCATGATATCTCTCCAAATCCGTTATTTTTAATACTTAGTGGTGTGCCCACTCAACT encodes:
- the ispG gene encoding flavodoxin-dependent (E)-4-hydroxy-3-methylbut-2-enyl-diphosphate synthase → MNQPTPIKRRKSTQIMVGNVPVGGDAPITVQSMTNTRTTDVAATVEQINRIAAVGGDIVRVSVPTMDAAEAFKQIKQQVSIPVVADIHFDYRIALKVAEYGADCLRINPGNIGNEQRIRSVVDAARERNIPIRIGVNGGSLEKDLQEKYGEPTPEALVESAMRHVDILDRLNFDQFKVSVKASDVFLAVGAYQGLASRIDQPLHLGITEAGGLRSGSVKSAVGLGMLLSQGIGDTLRVSLAADPVEEIKVGFDILKSLRIRSRGINFIACPSCSRQEFDVISTVNALEQRLEDIVEPMDVSIIGCVVNGPGEALISDLGITGGNKKSGFYQDGVRQKERFDNDDLVDALEAKIRSRIAIKDITES
- the iscX gene encoding Fe-S cluster assembly protein IscX, translated to MGLRWIDVEQIAIELAEQFPEQDPKQVRFTDLHQWVCQLDDFDDDPQHSNERILEAIILAWIDELD
- the pepB gene encoding aminopeptidase PepB; its protein translation is MTAVMDLVLCAKPAAAQWGENALVSFEANQVNIHINSEGAARLQDIQKAGRKLDAQGLKHLSFIGDSWDLEACWAFYQGYYNAKQDNQLDVVVLSDADQQRFDALKSAADWTRKTINLGPAAIYPQTLCESAASFLSGLSPEHVSYEIISGEDLLEQGWVGTYQVGKGSSQAPAMLQLDFNPSGNPDEPVAVALVGKGITFDSGGYSLKPSDGMSIMKSDMGGAATVTGGLGLAIANGLNKRVKLYLCCAENMVSGDAYKLGDVITYKNGVTVEVLNTDAEGRLVLADGLIAASEQKPQVIIDAATLTGAAKMALGRDYNAVFGFDDELVHQALQAAKQEHEKAWPLPLEPFHKGQIGSSFADIANISSGEGMAGASTAAAFLAHFVENAEENWLHFDMSGSYQKSGNALWATGAKGHGIRTISRLLTELS
- the hisS gene encoding histidine--tRNA ligase: MAKQIQAIRGMNDCLPSDTPAWQKVESVIRDVVAAYGYNEIRMPIVESTDLFKRSIGEVTDIVEKEMYTFEDRNGDSLTLRPEGTACCVRAGNQAGLLYNQEQRLWYMGPMFRHERPQKGRYRQFHQVGVESFGIASADIDAEVIILSARFWKAFGLENHVTLQLNSLGSNEARANYRDALIAYLEQHKEALDEDAKRRMYNNPLRVLDSKNPEVQAMLVDAPSLSEYLDQESKDHFEQLCALLDNAGIAYELNPRLVRGLDYYNRTVFEWVTSSLGSQGTVCAGGRYDGLVEQLGGKATPAVGFAMGMERLVLLLETLELLGDLPSSADVYVINAGEGTLGAAFSLAEQLRDALPSVRVMSHCGGGNFKKQFKRADKSGAKVALIIGEDELANQQVTVKYLREDIQQQCIAQSELVALLNTVLV
- the pilW gene encoding type IV pilus biogenesis/stability protein PilW — encoded protein: MKHWLYLFLVVFLVSGCVTETRVNGQEVNNKDKQLDKDTAAKTRISLALRYLEAGDAEQAKRNLELAQELAPNLVDVYIAQAHFYQSVRQPERALDAYKRATSIAPRNGDVLNNYGVMLCKQKKYDQAEELFKQALANPEYIQVAGTNENAGLCALTAGDLDKALDYFTSALAYNIRRPASLLGATEVYLKKNKPEQARLYLQRYDSMAETTAESAFAWVRLESAADNFAEEARWGLTLQQQFPKSEQTKRYIANDY
- the fdx gene encoding ISC system 2Fe-2S type ferredoxin; translated protein: MPKVIFLPNEDLCPEGSVVEAKQGESVLDVALREGIDIEHACEKSCACTTCHVIVREGFDSLEESDELEDDMLDKAWGLEPESRLGCQAMVSDEDLVVEIPKYTINMVSEQH
- the hscA gene encoding Fe-S protein assembly chaperone HscA; protein product: MALLQIAEPGQSAVPHQHKLAVGIDLGTTNSLVATVRSGKAVTLADHSGDTLLPSVVRYHKDGVEVGKLAKAQAVTDPHNTITSVKRLLGKDSADIDRELFPYNFSDAKTPHIQTVAGDVNPIQVSAEILKSLAARAEESLQGEPDGVVITVPAYFDDAQRQGTKDAAQLAGLHVLRLLNEPTAAAIAYGLDSGDEGVIAIYDLGGGTFDISILRLSKGVFQVLATGGDSALGGDDFDDALVEWIAEQAQVSGIRSAQLKRELSRIANQVKVALTDQESTNINLDIDGIKWQGSISRELFDSLIESLVKRTIRACRRALRDAEVELEDVNNVVMVGGSTRVPKVRNDVANFFDKQPLTNIDPDQVVAIGAAIQADTLVGNKKDGELLLLDVTPLSLGIETMGGLVEKVIPRNTTIPVARAQEFTTFKDGQTAMAIHAVQGERELVDDCRSLAKFALKGIPPLAAGAAHIRVTFQVDADGLLSVTAMEKSTGVQSSVEVKPSYGLADEEVARMLKDSITNAKHDVTMRMLREQQVEAARFIEDMTAALAESGERLLQAEERLGIEQAMQQLQAIAEGDSVSQIEQAIKHLDSISQDFAARRMDDSIKQALRGQQVDRI
- a CDS encoding RodZ domain-containing protein, with the protein product MTTKAESEQTELSEDIEVVSPGQMLQEARVAAKLSQNQVAERLKLRLQVIKDIEGDSFDSGLSNTFIKGYLRAYARLLNLSEDLVLSSYTHLHDAHEQRTEMQSFSGRIKQETHDSRLMKFTYLVGLGIVVLLVIWWWQEKSQQVDFSQASPASSESRIIEPTSELEVDVTPEASAENIQALSSVEAEAPQAPSAKPVEAVSEPVVEAENAVDAKPKVESQMALEPVAEPSTESASNEPASQASGATAINSPAPEQETEVNQVATLTALNMSFENECWVEIRDATGKRLVADIKQPGQSLSVTGPSPYSIVLGTNAGVSVSYGQESIDLSSFTRGKVVRMQIPNN
- the ndk gene encoding nucleoside-diphosphate kinase; its protein translation is MALERTFSILKPDVVAKDAIGAIYARMESAGLRIVAAKMVHLSQEQAAGFYAEHEGKPFYPPLIEFMTSGPIMVQVLEAENAVQRYRELLGATNPAEAAAGTLRHDFGSGMPPNGTHGSDSPESASREIAYFFEDNEICPR
- a CDS encoding YfgM family protein, whose product is MDIYSTEEQQVQAIKDWWKKNGTSVIGGSVLGLAAVFGWRYFGEYQIEQKEAASDAFQQVVSQLATNNEELTPLANFVAANQGDKNYSVFASLLLAKELVVKEDYAQAQTQLNLALEGAPEELKGMIYTRLARVQAQLAEFDNALASLDKVTEPALVATVELIKGDIYLQQGEQALARQAYQAAVAAGAAEQDPSVNLKLNDLTEVEAANG
- the hscB gene encoding co-chaperone HscB, with the protein product MNHFELFSLLPSYQLDLNGLADSYRELQQQYHPDNFAAESSERQAQVMQKAAQINDAYQTLKDPLSRAQYLLSLHGLELGGEQQTINDVAFLMSQMELREQLAEIEHAADPEDAIDNFSRLLKRQRSDLSSSFEKAYNEQNFEQAADDVRKLKFYARLQQQLLQLEEKILDY
- a CDS encoding bifunctional tRNA (adenosine(37)-C2)-methyltransferase TrmG/ribosomal RNA large subunit methyltransferase RlmN produces the protein MSETKTNLLDFNRAGLRQFFAEIGEKPFRADQVMKWIYHFGVDDFDQMNNINKALREKLKRLAEVRAPEISTEQRSADGTIKWAMLVAGQEIETVYIPEGDRATLCVSSQVGCALECTFCSTGQQGFNRNLKVSDIIGQVWRAAQVIGHKGIEGKRPITNVVMMGMGEPLLNLNNLIPALELMLDDNGYGLSKRRVTVSTSGVVPALDKLGDKLDVALAISLHAPNDKLRSEIMPINDKYNIEAFLAGVKRYIDKSNANRGKVTVEYVLLNGVNDSMEQAHELAEVLRDTPCKINLIPFNPYPGSPFTKPSNSRVDRFSKVLMEYGSTVVVRKTRGDDIDAACGQLAGDVVDRTKRTMKKRMQQQEISVTIQ